The Nitrospira sp. genomic interval TGGCACTTGTGCATTCGTTGACGTCAGGTCGCCAGGTTACAGTCAGGATTAATGATCGAGGGCCGTTCGCGAGGGGACGGGTGTTGGACCTTTCGTTGGCTGGTGCCCAAGCGCTTGGGATGGTCGACAACGGAACTGACCAGGTCGAACTTCGGGTTGTGGACTATAACTCTCGGCCCGAAGGGATGGGGGTATTACGGGTTCAAGTCGGTGCGTTCGCGGATCTTCAGAATGCTCGGGCGCTGTTAGCACAAGTTCAACGAGATTTTGCTGATGGACGTATCATTCAGATCGATCTCCAGGAAGGGCGTCGTTACCGAGTTCAGATTGGTCGATTCATAACTGAGCCGGAGGCTCAGATGGCCGCGAGTCGCCTCGATCGTACATTGAACCTGCAATCGCTTGTTGTGCGAGATGATAGTTAAACACGAGAAACATGGTGGCCTCATTCTGAGGGTTCTGTTTGGAACTAATTGATTTTCAAGCGACATTTCTTGGATTGCTTGCCTGCATGTGATCCCTGTGATAGATGTAGTGCTGTGAACTCTATTCTAAGTGGTCCGGTTATCTTAATCGTACGATCTTCTGAAGGGTGGACCAAGAGGTATCCTCTGGGAGACGACGCCCGGCTTCTCATCAGGCCAGCCATACTGGTCCAACGTCCCTACTAGACGACTGCGATGGACATCCTCATCCTACTAGGATTGATAGGGTTATCCGCTGTTATTTCTACAGCCGAGATCGGCTTCTTTTCGGTCAACGAAACACGACTGAAAGCCTTAGCGCAGAACGGAAGTAAACGGGCAGCCAAAGCCCTTCAGTTAAGGAGCGATCCCCAAAAGCTCCTCTCGACCATTCTCGTCGGTGACCGTCTCGTCAGTACTGCGACCCCCATGTTTGCCGCCTTCATCACATTGAATGCCTATGAGGGCAAGAGTGTGCTTGAAGAAGCGATTGCAGTCATGATTGGAATCCTGACCTTTGTGCTTCTCGTGTCAGTGGATGTCATCCCAAAGACTCTGGCGGCAAAGTTCTCCGTACCCGTGACGCTGAATATGGCCTACCCCATCTATGGGGTTCAGGTCATGTTGCGGCCGCTTCTTTTTCTGATCGTTCCTCTGATCTACAGTTTGACGGGAGGAAAGGGGTTGACACTGCCCTTGGTAACAGAGGAAGAGCTGAAAATTATGCTCGACCAGGGAGGAAAGGCCGGTGAGTTAGAATCAGAAGAAGTCAAAATGATCAAAAACGTGTTTCAACTGAAAGATATTACCGCGGAAGATGCGATGACACCACGCATCTACGTGTTTTCGCTCGACGGGAACCTTCGACTCAAGGAAGCACAAGAGCTGCTCTATAATTCCAAGTACTCCAGAATTCCGCTCTATGACGGCATGCTCGATAACATTACCGGGATTCTTTACAAGACGAAGGCGTTGACCGAGTTGGCTAAAGGGAGAACCGATTTGCGCCTCCGGGATATCGCCCATCCTCCGCTCTTCGTCCCGGCCGGCAAGACGGCGGACGACTTGATGAAACAGTTCCAGCAGGAGAAGCGGCATATGGGAGTCGTCGTCAACGAATTCGGCGGTGTCATGGGACTGGTGACGCTTGAAGATCTTCTTGAGGAAGTCGTGGGTGAGATCGTCGATGAAACGGATATCACTGAAGAACTCATCAAACGTATTGGAAAGAACCAAATTCTAGTCCACGGACGGACAGAAGTTCGAAAGGTAAACGATTTCC includes:
- a CDS encoding HlyC/CorC family transporter; translation: MDILILLGLIGLSAVISTAEIGFFSVNETRLKALAQNGSKRAAKALQLRSDPQKLLSTILVGDRLVSTATPMFAAFITLNAYEGKSVLEEAIAVMIGILTFVLLVSVDVIPKTLAAKFSVPVTLNMAYPIYGVQVMLRPLLFLIVPLIYSLTGGKGLTLPLVTEEELKIMLDQGGKAGELESEEVKMIKNVFQLKDITAEDAMTPRIYVFSLDGNLRLKEAQELLYNSKYSRIPLYDGMLDNITGILYKTKALTELAKGRTDLRLRDIAHPPLFVPAGKTADDLMKQFQQEKRHMGVVVNEFGGVMGLVTLEDLLEEVVGEIVDETDITEELIKRIGKNQILVHGRTEVRKVNDFLKVELGDEALTIGGLIQENLGRIPQAGEDLRIENCRLIVHEADPRSIRSVQIFKDEKVPVPVEASV
- a CDS encoding septal ring lytic transglycosylase RlpA family protein, yielding MRPVPLTKLISLPMVVIGLGAVLSQGCTTPPRSVDRFPGYPIGFVERGMASWYGPGFHGNKTANGERYDMYKLTAAHRTLPLGSVALVHSLTSGRQVTVRINDRGPFARGRVLDLSLAGAQALGMVDNGTDQVELRVVDYNSRPEGMGVLRVQVGAFADLQNARALLAQVQRDFADGRIIQIDLQEGRRYRVQIGRFITEPEAQMAASRLDRTLNLQSLVVRDDS